In a genomic window of Streptococcus oralis:
- a CDS encoding site-2 protease family protein, with protein MKKIVLSCISGLSFVFLMLGFVFGTIAFKELDFSLVFVPGYLFTFFSIYLIFILHELGHAVCGYLTGYRLVAFGLGNFLLTKRSGKFSLSRTAVLKNVGAQYIGLKEDESDQRIILMLAGGLIVHLSLILLAILYGFLTRSWYFAATWICLNVSFLLINAKPVGITDGAKIWELLQHPENTKYAYSVLRHSAQTLLAPQEYDLKDFIIPVDEDVRGSFAESIQIFQGLVFIFDGQIETAKKHFQSLLDKTDNPMSQTLSQLYLLQIALLERDHEKAEEYASNRGVKSFLSLKMADTQIMQAWYQFLVKKDMDQTDKAIKIARQNMVTSRLVRDEKRYYENWLAELEKELSEGV; from the coding sequence ATGAAGAAAATAGTCTTGTCTTGTATTTCTGGTCTGTCCTTTGTTTTTTTGATGCTGGGATTTGTTTTTGGGACGATTGCCTTTAAAGAGTTAGATTTCTCGTTAGTCTTTGTTCCAGGCTATCTATTTACTTTTTTCAGCATTTATCTGATATTTATCCTTCATGAGCTGGGGCACGCAGTCTGCGGTTACCTGACAGGCTATCGACTGGTGGCTTTTGGATTAGGGAATTTTCTTTTGACCAAAAGGTCAGGCAAGTTTTCTCTTAGTCGAACAGCCGTTCTGAAAAATGTTGGTGCTCAGTATATTGGATTGAAAGAAGATGAAAGTGATCAAAGAATCATCTTGATGCTTGCAGGTGGCTTGATAGTTCATCTTAGCTTGATTTTATTGGCGATATTGTATGGATTTTTGACAAGAAGCTGGTATTTTGCGGCTACTTGGATTTGCCTAAATGTATCTTTTCTTCTCATCAATGCTAAGCCAGTTGGGATTACCGATGGAGCAAAAATTTGGGAATTGCTACAACATCCTGAAAATACCAAATACGCCTACTCGGTGTTGAGGCATTCTGCTCAGACCTTGCTAGCTCCTCAAGAGTATGATTTGAAAGACTTTATCATTCCTGTTGATGAGGATGTGAGAGGGAGTTTTGCTGAAAGCATTCAGATTTTTCAGGGACTAGTTTTCATATTCGATGGTCAGATAGAGACTGCCAAAAAACACTTTCAGTCTTTATTAGATAAAACAGACAATCCGATGTCTCAAACTCTTTCCCAATTATACCTTCTTCAAATTGCCTTGCTTGAAAGGGATCATGAGAAAGCAGAGGAATATGCAAGTAATCGAGGAGTCAAGTCCTTCTTATCTCTAAAAATGGCAGACACGCAGATAATGCAAGCCTGGTATCAATTTCTGGTAAAGAAAGATATGGATCAGACTGACAAGGCTATAAAAATTGCTAGACAAAACATGGTGACCAGCCGTTTGGTGCGGGATGAGAAACGTTATTATGAAAACTGGTTAGCAGAGTTGGAGAAAGAATTATCCGAAGGAGTCTGA
- a CDS encoding NUDIX hydrolase: MEIEISDFTGCKIALFCEDRILTILRDDKASIPWPNMWELPGGGREGDESPFECAAREVYEELGIHLTEDCLLWSKVYPSMLFEGKESVFLVGKLTQEQFYKIVFGDEGQGYRLMSVEEFLGSDKVVPQLQDRVKDYMESNYD; this comes from the coding sequence ATGGAAATAGAAATTTCTGATTTTACAGGTTGCAAAATTGCCCTCTTTTGTGAGGATAGGATTTTAACTATCTTGCGTGATGATAAGGCAAGCATTCCTTGGCCCAATATGTGGGAATTGCCAGGTGGCGGACGAGAAGGTGATGAAAGTCCTTTTGAGTGCGCGGCGCGTGAAGTTTACGAAGAACTAGGAATTCATCTGACTGAAGATTGCCTGCTTTGGAGCAAGGTGTACCCAAGTATGCTTTTTGAGGGGAAGGAATCCGTCTTTCTAGTGGGAAAGTTGACTCAGGAACAGTTTTACAAGATTGTCTTTGGAGATGAAGGGCAGGGATATAGACTGATGAGCGTTGAGGAGTTTCTTGGCTCAGATAAGGTTGTGCCCCAGTTGCAGGATAGAGTGAAGGATTATATGGAGAGTAATTATGATTAG
- a CDS encoding GNAT family N-acetyltransferase, with the protein MIRLERAGAEDLEAIIAIQRASFKAVYEKYQDEYDPYLEDRERIKWKLVERPNSYYYFVKENGENIGFLRVQTNEELTNAWLGTAAILPQYQGKGYGSGGLRLLEKEFPTIKQWDLCTVLQDAGMVAFYEKNGYRQTHIEPEKEGMDMVYMKKLIDK; encoded by the coding sequence ATGATTAGACTAGAACGAGCAGGAGCAGAGGATTTAGAAGCGATTATTGCGATTCAAAGAGCCAGTTTTAAGGCGGTCTATGAGAAATACCAAGATGAGTATGATCCCTATCTAGAGGATCGTGAACGAATCAAGTGGAAATTGGTTGAGCGTCCCAATAGCTATTACTACTTTGTGAAAGAAAATGGAGAAAATATCGGATTTTTACGAGTTCAGACAAATGAAGAGTTAACGAATGCTTGGTTGGGAACGGCAGCGATTTTGCCCCAGTATCAAGGAAAAGGTTATGGTTCTGGGGGATTGAGATTGCTGGAAAAGGAATTTCCGACGATTAAACAGTGGGATTTGTGTACGGTATTACAGGATGCGGGCATGGTCGCCTTTTATGAGAAAAATGGCTACCGTCAAACCCATATCGAGCCTGAAAAAGAAGGTATGGATATGGTTTACATGAAAAAATTGATTGACAAATAG
- a CDS encoding DUF3013 family protein: protein MATYGFLDVLEEELDKNFPFDFEISWDKRNHAVEVSFLLEAQNAAGVEMLDEDGEVSSDDILFEEAVLFYNPAKSTVNEEDYLTVIPYLPKKGFSREFLAYFALFLKDTAEVGLDALMDFLEDPEAEEFVMEWNQEVFEEGKVGLEEGEFYPYPRY from the coding sequence ATGGCAACATACGGATTTTTAGATGTTTTAGAGGAAGAATTGGACAAGAACTTTCCCTTTGACTTTGAGATTAGCTGGGACAAGCGCAATCATGCAGTTGAAGTGAGTTTTTTATTGGAAGCACAAAATGCTGCGGGAGTAGAGATGCTAGACGAGGACGGAGAGGTCTCATCAGACGACATTCTCTTTGAAGAAGCAGTCCTTTTCTACAATCCTGCCAAGTCAACAGTCAATGAGGAAGACTATTTGACAGTTATCCCTTACCTACCTAAAAAAGGTTTTTCTCGTGAGTTTCTAGCTTATTTTGCGCTATTCCTCAAAGACACTGCAGAGGTTGGGCTGGATGCGCTTATGGACTTTTTGGAAGACCCAGAAGCAGAAGAGTTCGTCATGGAATGGAACCAAGAAGTCTTTGAAGAAGGAAAAGTCGGCTTGGAAGAAGGAGAATTTTATCCTTATCCGAGATACTAG
- a CDS encoding 16S rRNA (uracil(1498)-N(3))-methyltransferase, with the protein MQQYFVKGIATSPVTIEDKETSKHMFQVMRLKEDDEVTLVFEDGIKRLARVLDVEARQLELIKELADNVELPVQVTIASGFPKGDKLEFITQKVTELGAGQIWAFPADWSVAKWDGKKLGKKAEKLEKIALGAAEQSKRNLVPSIQLFEKKADFLAQLDQFDSIVVAYEESAKEGEAAALLQAVTGLEKGAKLLFIFGPEGGLSPAEIESFEAKGAVLAGLGPRILRAETAPLYALSALSVLLELEK; encoded by the coding sequence ATGCAGCAGTATTTTGTCAAGGGTATTGCTACCTCGCCAGTCACCATTGAGGACAAGGAAACCAGCAAGCATATGTTTCAGGTTATGCGCTTGAAAGAAGATGATGAGGTTACCTTGGTCTTTGAGGATGGTATTAAGCGTTTGGCGCGCGTGCTAGATGTGGAGGCTCGTCAGTTGGAGCTAATCAAAGAATTAGCTGACAATGTGGAACTGCCAGTCCAAGTGACCATTGCATCTGGATTTCCCAAGGGAGATAAGCTAGAGTTTATCACTCAAAAAGTAACCGAACTTGGTGCCGGCCAGATCTGGGCTTTTCCTGCTGACTGGTCAGTTGCCAAGTGGGACGGCAAGAAATTGGGCAAGAAAGCCGAAAAACTAGAAAAAATTGCCCTTGGAGCAGCAGAGCAAAGCAAGCGAAATCTGGTCCCAAGTATTCAGCTTTTCGAGAAAAAAGCAGATTTTCTAGCACAGCTGGACCAGTTCGACTCTATTGTAGTGGCTTATGAAGAATCAGCAAAAGAGGGAGAAGCCGCTGCGCTTCTGCAAGCAGTCACTGGTCTTGAAAAAGGAGCTAAATTGCTCTTTATCTTTGGCCCAGAAGGCGGTCTATCACCTGCAGAAATCGAAAGTTTTGAAGCCAAAGGAGCCGTCTTGGCAGGACTTGGTCCCCGCATTCTAAGAGCAGAAACAGCACCACTTTACGCCTTATCAGCCCTTAGTGTTTTATTAGAATTAGAGAAATAA
- the pepF gene encoding oligoendopeptidase F — protein sequence MEQKHRSEFSEKELWDLTALYQDREDFLRAIEKTREDINQFSRDYKGNLHTFEDLEKAFAELEQIYIQMSHIGNYAFMPQTTDYSNEDFANIAQAGMEFETDASVALTFFDDALVAADEEVLDRLGELPHLTAAIRQAKIKKAHYLGADVEKALTNLGEVFYSPQDIYTKMRAGDFEMADFEAHGKTYKNSFVTYENFYQNHEDAEVREKSFRSFSEGLRKHQNTAAAAYLAQVKSEKLLADMKGYDSVFDYLLAEQEVDRAMFDRQIDLIMKDFAPVAQRYLKHVAKVNGLEKMTFADWKLDLDSALNPEVSIEDAYDLVMKSVEPLGQEYCQEVARYQEERWVDFAANSGKDSGGYAADPYRVHPYVLMSWTGRLSDVYTLIHEIGHSGQFIFSDNHQSYFNAHMSTYYVEAPSTFNELLLSDYLEHQSDDPRQKRFALAHRLTDTYFHNFITHLLEAAFQRKVYTLIEEGETFGASKLNSIMKEVLTDFWGDAIEIDDDAALTWMRQAHYYMGLYSYTYSAGLVISTAGYLHLKHSETGAEDWLNLLKSGGSKTPLESAMIIGADISTDKPLRDTIQFLSDTVDQIIAYSAELGE from the coding sequence ATGGAACAAAAACACCGTTCAGAATTTTCCGAAAAGGAACTTTGGGATTTAACAGCCCTATACCAAGACCGTGAGGATTTCTTGCGTGCAATCGAGAAAACGCGCGAAGACATCAATCAATTTAGCCGAGATTACAAGGGTAATCTTCATACTTTTGAGGATTTAGAGAAGGCCTTTGCAGAATTGGAACAAATCTATATCCAGATGAGTCATATCGGCAATTATGCCTTTATGCCTCAGACGACGGACTATAGCAATGAGGATTTTGCTAATATTGCCCAAGCTGGGATGGAATTTGAGACAGACGCCAGTGTAGCCTTGACTTTCTTTGACGATGCCTTAGTCGCTGCAGATGAGGAAGTCTTGGATCGTTTGGGTGAACTGCCACATTTGACGGCAGCCATTCGTCAGGCTAAAATCAAAAAAGCCCACTATCTCGGGGCAGACGTAGAGAAGGCCTTGACCAACCTAGGGGAAGTCTTCTACAGTCCACAGGACATCTATACTAAGATGCGTGCTGGGGATTTTGAAATGGCTGACTTTGAAGCTCATGGCAAGACCTACAAAAACAGCTTTGTAACTTATGAGAATTTCTACCAAAACCACGAGGACGCTGAGGTTCGTGAAAAATCCTTCCGTTCTTTCTCAGAAGGACTTCGTAAGCACCAAAATACAGCAGCCGCAGCCTATCTAGCTCAAGTCAAGTCTGAAAAACTCTTGGCAGATATGAAAGGCTACGACTCAGTTTTTGATTATCTTTTAGCTGAGCAGGAAGTAGATCGTGCCATGTTTGACCGCCAGATTGACCTCATCATGAAGGATTTTGCGCCAGTGGCTCAGAGATACCTCAAGCATGTTGCCAAGGTCAATGGTCTTGAAAAGATGACCTTCGCTGACTGGAAATTGGACTTGGATAGCGCCCTCAATCCTGAAGTGAGCATTGAAGATGCCTATGATTTGGTCATGAAGTCAGTAGAACCTTTGGGACAAGAATATTGTCAGGAAGTTGCTCGCTATCAAGAAGAGCGCTGGGTGGACTTCGCTGCCAATAGTGGCAAGGATTCTGGTGGATATGCGGCGGATCCATATCGCGTGCACCCTTATGTCCTCATGAGCTGGACAGGCCGTTTGAGCGATGTCTATACCTTGATTCATGAAATCGGGCATTCTGGTCAATTTATCTTTTCTGACAATCACCAAAGTTACTTTAATGCTCATATGTCGACCTACTATGTTGAAGCGCCATCAACCTTCAATGAATTGCTTTTAAGTGATTATTTGGAACATCAGTCTGACGACCCTCGTCAAAAACGCTTTGCCCTTGCTCACCGTTTGACAGACACCTACTTCCATAACTTTATTACCCACCTCTTGGAAGCAGCCTTCCAGCGCAAGGTTTATACATTGATTGAAGAAGGAGAAACCTTCGGAGCAAGCAAACTTAACAGCATTATGAAGGAAGTCTTGACGGATTTCTGGGGAGATGCCATTGAAATTGACGACGATGCGGCTTTGACTTGGATGCGCCAGGCTCACTACTACATGGGCTTGTATAGCTACACCTACTCAGCCGGACTTGTCATCTCGACCGCGGGTTACCTTCATCTGAAACATTCAGAAACTGGAGCTGAAGATTGGCTCAATCTTCTCAAATCAGGTGGAAGTAAGACACCGCTTGAGTCAGCCATGATTATCGGAGCGGATATCTCAACAGACAAACCACTTCGTGATACCATCCAGTTCTTGTCAGACACAGTTGACCAGATTATCGCCTACAGTGCTGAGCTGGGAGAGTAA
- the prmA gene encoding 50S ribosomal protein L11 methyltransferase — METWQELKVTVKREGEELVSNLLIELGAQGVAIEDSMDYVGNVDRFGEIFPEVEQQEEIVVTAYYPETVDVATVEADLQARLAELADFMDLGEVKMGTTALAEEDWADNWKKYYEPARITHDLTIVPSWTDYEATAGEKIIKLDPGMAFGTGTHPTTKMSLFALEQVLRGGETVLDVGTGSGVLSIASSLLGAKEIFAYDLDDVAVRVAQENIELNPGMENIHVAAGDLLKGVEIEADVIVANILADILIHLTDDAYRLVKDEGYLIMSGIIKDKWDMVRDSAESAGFFLETHMIQGEWNACVFKKTKDISGVIGG; from the coding sequence ATGGAAACATGGCAAGAGTTAAAAGTTACAGTGAAGCGTGAGGGGGAGGAGCTGGTCTCTAATCTCTTGATTGAGCTAGGAGCGCAAGGTGTTGCGATCGAGGATAGTATGGACTATGTGGGAAATGTGGACCGATTTGGTGAGATTTTCCCAGAGGTCGAGCAGCAAGAAGAAATCGTGGTGACAGCCTATTATCCCGAAACGGTTGATGTAGCAACGGTTGAGGCAGACTTGCAGGCACGTCTGGCAGAATTGGCAGATTTTATGGACTTAGGAGAAGTCAAGATGGGGACGACTGCCTTGGCTGAGGAAGACTGGGCAGACAACTGGAAGAAATATTATGAACCAGCTCGTATCACACATGACTTGACCATTGTGCCGTCCTGGACGGACTACGAGGCGACTGCTGGAGAAAAGATTATCAAGTTGGATCCTGGTATGGCCTTTGGGACTGGAACCCATCCAACGACCAAGATGAGCCTCTTTGCCTTGGAGCAGGTTCTCCGTGGTGGCGAAACGGTGCTAGATGTGGGTACTGGTTCAGGAGTCCTTTCTATTGCCAGCTCGTTGCTTGGTGCCAAGGAGATCTTCGCCTATGACTTGGATGATGTGGCAGTTCGAGTCGCTCAGGAAAATATTGAGCTCAACCCTGGTATGGAAAACATCCATGTAGCGGCAGGTGATTTGCTCAAGGGTGTGGAGATTGAGGCAGATGTGATTGTGGCTAATATCTTGGCGGATATTCTCATTCATCTGACGGATGATGCTTATCGCTTGGTCAAGGATGAAGGTTACCTGATAATGAGTGGGATTATCAAGGACAAGTGGGACATGGTGCGCGACTCGGCTGAGTCAGCTGGATTTTTCCTTGAAACCCACATGATTCAAGGGGAATGGAATGCCTGCGTCTTTAAGAAGACTAAGGATATTTCAGGTGTGATTGGAGGCTAG